The sequence below is a genomic window from Flagellimonas marinaquae.
CCATGCACGATATAAACGGGAACAACCGAATGGATTTTGAGGCCAACGGAATGCCCAAAGAAAGTTATGGGATGTCCGGCAACGATATGGCCATGGGACCTCCGACTTTTGATGGTGCCAAATTTGAAGTAGACAAAGAAGACATGGAGTTTACCATTAGGTTTTAATCCAAAAACACATAATTTCTAAGATAAAGCTCGCCATTGTGCGAGCTTTTATATTTGCAATACGGTCCATCAAAATCTGCCATTTTCCATAGATTTGCCTGATAGTTTTTCATACATTTATGCCCTAAACTTATCCCTTAATGACGATTACCCAGCTACAATATGTATTGGCCGTTGCAGAGTACAAGAACTTTACCCTTGCTGCAGAAAAAAGTTTTGTTACCCAACCTACTTTAAGTATGCAGGTTCAAAAATTGGAGGACGAGCTCGACATCTTAATTTTTGATCGGGGAAAAAAACCGATTACCATTACCGAAGTCGGTAAAAAAATTGTGGCACAGGCAAAAAATATTGTTGCAGAAGCGGAACGCATCAAAGATATTGTAGATCAAGACAAAGGTTTTATTGGAGGGGACTATACCCTGGGCATTATCCCAACGGTGATGCCTACCTTACTTCCCATGTTTTTGAACGCTTTTATAAAAAAGTATCCCAAAGTAAACCTGATCATTAAGGAGCAATCGACCCAGACCATGATCAAGAATATTTTGGATGGGCATTTGGATGCGGGCATAGCTGCCACTCCTTTGGAAATAGAGTTTATTAAGGAACGACCACTATATTATGAACCATTTATGGGGTATGTGCCCAAAAACCATCGATTGGCCTCCGAAGAACTATTGCGAACGGACCAACTGGATGTGAGCGATATTCTTTTATTACAGGATGGACATTGCTTTAGGGAGGGTGTGATCAACCTATGCAATGCGCCCCAAAGCCTAAGAGGGGAGCAATTTAAAATAGAAAGCGGGAGCTTTGAAACTTTGGTAAGTTTAGCGGATGAAGGAATGGGCATGACCTTGTTGCCCTACTTGAACACCTTAAACTTGGAAGAAGACAAAAGGGTCAACTTAAAGTCCTTTGAAAAACCATCCCCTGCCAGGGAAATCAGTTTGATCTACCACAAAAGCGAGCTTAAAATTCAGATTACAGAGGCTTTGCGCGAAGTTATTTCCAGTATCGTTCGAGGAGCCATTGCTTTTCAGGATGTAAAAATCATCAGCCCATTGGGCAAAAAATAAAAAGCCGCTTTTCAGCGGCTTTAGTTTTATGTTTTTAATAAAATTAATGTTGAATGTAGTTCTGGTTTGTCCACAATATACAATTGCAACCAGATTCTAAGTTCCTCTAATTCACTGGGCAACAATCTCGAAACTGCTTTTTGAAGTTCCCTAGTGAAAAGTTTAACATCAAAACTAACTTTTTGAAGAATAGTTTTGGTGTAATCAAACATAGCTCTAGGCATATTAAATTGATTAAATTGCATTGTTAGGTTGTACCTAAATTAATAAAAAAGCACCGCTTAAAGTTGAAAATTCAGTTAAAAAATAAAAATCTTCTTGTTAAAATCGATGAACCGTACCAACCTTAACTTTAAACTATTTTTCTCCAAGTTTATTTTATTCGCCTTTCTTTTTGCCGGCTGTGCATCCGTAAAAACAACCATTACCTCTGAATTGGCAAGGCCTACTTTGGAAAACTCATTTCATGGGCTTTTGGTGGTGGATGCCAAAACAGGTAAAGAAATTTACAATCGAAATGGCGAAAAATATTTTACACCTGCCAGCAATACCAAAATCGTCACTTTTTACACCGGGGTAAAATTACTGCCCAAAAATATACCTACTTTAAAATATTTAATTTCTCAAGACACTCTTTTTATTGAAGGTACGGGCGACCCATCTTGGTTACATCCGCATTTAAAGGATAGCAGTGCCATAAATTGGCTTAAGCAGCAAAATACCATTGCCCTTTATACAAAAAACCACGACGAAGACCGGTACGGGCCAGGTTGGGCATGGGAAGATTACGAAACCTATTTTTCTCCCGAAAAAACAACCATGCCCCTGTACGGCAATGTTATTTTTGCCTCACACACCGATGGATTGAGCGTTAGCCCGAGTGAACTCACCCAAGCCGTTTTGGTAAAGGACACTACCCTAAGTCGAGATGAATTTGTAAATCGGTTTTATATTTCGCCAACGGAAACAGACACTTTGGAAGTTCCTTTTATAACCAGTGATAGTTTAACGAAGCATTTATTGGAATCGGCCATTGGAAAAGAAATCACATTGTCCGAACATTTTCCCGAAGGGGAGAAACAGACTCTTTATGGCTTAGAAACAGATTCCATCTATAAGCGCATGCTATTTAGGAGCGATAACTTTTTGGCCGAACAATTACTCTTGGCATCCTCTGGCATGCTTTCCGACACCTTGAGCACCCAAAAGGCCATTAATCATATGTTGAACACCCATTTAAAGGACCTCGACCAACAACCCCGTTGGGTAGATGGCTCCGGTTTGTCCCGTTACAATTTGTTCAGCCCTAAGTCCTTTGTACAGATTCTTGAAAAATTGCACAAAGAAGTTCCCGAAGAACGTTTGTTTGGCATAATGCCCATGTGGGGACCGAACAGTACCGTAAAACAATGGAAAGATCCAACAACGGAACCTTTTTTATTTGCTAAATCGGGTTCTGTGGGGAACAATTATAATTTAAGCGGATATGTAAAAACAAAATCGGGCAAGCTGCTCATCTTTAGTTTTATGAACAATCATTATCGCATACCGACCTCGGAAATACTTGATACTGTGTACAGCACCCTTAAAAACTTGCATGAAAATTACTGATCAAAAATTCCGTGAATTTGGGCATATTGTAACAGCATAATGGTCTTTGCATCTTTGATTTCACCTGATTGCATCATGCTTATCGCTGCTTTAAAATCCAGTTCCAAAACCTCGATGTTCTCTGTCTCGTCTTCCGCTCCACCTCCCTCGCCCACTTTCATGGCATCTTCATACCGGCCAATAAAAAAATAAAGGATTTCGGTGACCGAACCAGGCGACATGTAGGCTTCAAACACCTTTTCCACCTGATCAATTTTATACCCGGTCTCTTCCTCCACTTCCATTTTAATGGTCTCTTCGGCATTGCCTTTTTCCAAAAGCCCTGCACATACTTCAACCATCATTCCGTCCTTGTTGCCATTTAAATACGTGGGCATTCGAAACTGTTTGGTCAAAATAATCGTGCCCTTTTCAATATTGTACAAAAGAATGGCCGCCCCGTTACCCCGATCATAGGCTTCCCTAATTTGGGTCTCCCATTCCCCGTCTTCCCGCTGATACTCAAAAGTAACCTTGTTCAAAGTGTACCAATTATCGGACAAAAGTTCTTTTCTAATATTTCTGATATTCCCGTATTTCATGCTTAAATTTAAACGGTTACAGCTTGGTTAAGATATTCTCGAAAAGGAAGCATTTCTTTATAGACTTCCACAATTTTTTCTTTAAAATCATCCCGAAGCACTTCTTCTTTGGACAATTCGAGTTCTACGGCAAAAGTTTTGTTGCGCAAGAGTTCGATATGTGGATGGTCGTTGGAAAATCCTTTGGGTGACGATACCAGTTTTTCGTCTTCGTACAAGCCTCCGAACATTTTCTTGAATGATGGTTTATCGAGAATCGCCTGCAATTCCTCTCCGTTGTAATCGATGGCATCTCGGATACTCCGTAGTGTTTTGGAATCGGGCCGCCAACGACCACCTGCCAATAAACATTGTTTTAGGCCTATCTCGATATAAAAATCGGCAGAATTGGGTGCTTTGTCCAATCCCGCACCAAAATGATCTTTATAAATGGGCTTATTCGGATGGAACATCAAGTTATTATTGATGCGATTGATGCCCTTTTTGCCCGGAGTTGGGTAAT
It includes:
- a CDS encoding hydrogen peroxide-inducible genes activator gives rise to the protein MTITQLQYVLAVAEYKNFTLAAEKSFVTQPTLSMQVQKLEDELDILIFDRGKKPITITEVGKKIVAQAKNIVAEAERIKDIVDQDKGFIGGDYTLGIIPTVMPTLLPMFLNAFIKKYPKVNLIIKEQSTQTMIKNILDGHLDAGIAATPLEIEFIKERPLYYEPFMGYVPKNHRLASEELLRTDQLDVSDILLLQDGHCFREGVINLCNAPQSLRGEQFKIESGSFETLVSLADEGMGMTLLPYLNTLNLEEDKRVNLKSFEKPSPAREISLIYHKSELKIQITEALREVISSIVRGAIAFQDVKIISPLGKK
- a CDS encoding D-alanyl-D-alanine carboxypeptidase; protein product: MNRTNLNFKLFFSKFILFAFLFAGCASVKTTITSELARPTLENSFHGLLVVDAKTGKEIYNRNGEKYFTPASNTKIVTFYTGVKLLPKNIPTLKYLISQDTLFIEGTGDPSWLHPHLKDSSAINWLKQQNTIALYTKNHDEDRYGPGWAWEDYETYFSPEKTTMPLYGNVIFASHTDGLSVSPSELTQAVLVKDTTLSRDEFVNRFYISPTETDTLEVPFITSDSLTKHLLESAIGKEITLSEHFPEGEKQTLYGLETDSIYKRMLFRSDNFLAEQLLLASSGMLSDTLSTQKAINHMLNTHLKDLDQQPRWVDGSGLSRYNLFSPKSFVQILEKLHKEVPEERLFGIMPMWGPNSTVKQWKDPTTEPFLFAKSGSVGNNYNLSGYVKTKSGKLLIFSFMNNHYRIPTSEILDTVYSTLKNLHENY
- a CDS encoding NUDIX domain-containing protein — encoded protein: MKYGNIRNIRKELLSDNWYTLNKVTFEYQREDGEWETQIREAYDRGNGAAILLYNIEKGTIILTKQFRMPTYLNGNKDGMMVEVCAGLLEKGNAEETIKMEVEEETGYKIDQVEKVFEAYMSPGSVTEILYFFIGRYEDAMKVGEGGGAEDETENIEVLELDFKAAISMMQSGEIKDAKTIMLLQYAQIHGIFDQ
- a CDS encoding DUF2461 domain-containing protein, with product MNFNDLFHFLEELQKNNNKEWMDANRKWYKSLRNDFIAWLDDLDMTMAQLHDDYYPTPGKKGINRINNNLMFHPNKPIYKDHFGAGLDKAPNSADFYIEIGLKQCLLAGGRWRPDSKTLRSIRDAIDYNGEELQAILDKPSFKKMFGGLYEDEKLVSSPKGFSNDHPHIELLRNKTFAVELELSKEEVLRDDFKEKIVEVYKEMLPFREYLNQAVTV